A single window of Helicobacter pylori NCTC 11637 = CCUG 17874 = ATCC 43504 = JCM 12093 DNA harbors:
- a CDS encoding YggS family pyridoxal phosphate-dependent enzyme yields MLDYRQKIDALITKIEKARIAYSRHHIVKIVAVSKNASLEAIQHYYNCSQRAFGENKVQDLKTKMHSLEHLPLEWHMIGSLQENKINALLSLKPALLHSLDSLKLALKIEKRCEILGVNLNALLQVNSAYEESKSGVMPEETLEIYSQISETCKRLKLKGLMCIGAHADDEKEIEKSFITTKKLFDRLKNASVLSMGMSCDFELAIACGANLLRIGSFLFKE; encoded by the coding sequence ATGTTAGATTATCGCCAAAAAATTGATGCTCTCATCACCAAAATAGAAAAGGCTCGCATCGCTTATTCAAGGCACCACATTGTCAAAATCGTGGCTGTTTCAAAAAACGCTTCCTTAGAAGCTATCCAACATTATTATAACTGCTCTCAAAGGGCTTTTGGAGAAAATAAAGTTCAAGATTTAAAAACTAAAATGCATTCTTTAGAGCATTTACCCCTTGAATGGCACATGATAGGCTCTTTACAAGAAAATAAAATCAATGCGCTTTTGAGTTTAAAACCCGCTCTTTTGCATTCTTTAGACTCTTTAAAACTCGCTTTGAAGATAGAAAAGCGTTGCGAAATATTGGGCGTCAATTTAAACGCTCTTTTACAGGTTAATAGCGCGTATGAGGAAAGCAAAAGCGGGGTAATGCCTGAAGAAACGCTAGAAATTTATTCTCAAATCAGTGAAACTTGCAAGCGCCTCAAGCTTAAGGGGCTTATGTGTATAGGGGCTCATGCTGATGATGAAAAGGAAATTGAAAAATCCTTTATCACCACCAAAAAGCTTTTTGACCGATTAAAGAACGCGAGCGTTCTTTCAATGGGCATGAGTTGTGATTTTGAATTAGCGATTGCTTGCGGGGCGAATCTTTTAAGGATTGGCTCTTTTTTGTTCAAAGAGTAA
- a CDS encoding UDP-2,3-diacylglucosamine diphosphatase: MLESYTLKSGAVFISDAHFLPKSPHLIHTLKELLSVKPPQVFFMGDIFHVLVGYLPLDKEQQKIIDLIHALSEISQVFYFEGNHDFSMRFVFNSKVMVFERQNQPVLFQYDNKRFLLAHGDLFITKAYEFYITQLTSTWARFFLTFLNLLSFKTLYPLFKKLIYQKPVRLWELEPNKLQSFIEKRLKAYQNYIEDLNIGRIDGIIEGHFHLKSGAKIPLNAPIYCPLPSFYYEQSLFKVSSSVLEPSQNKDA; encoded by the coding sequence ATGCTAGAATCTTATACGCTTAAAAGTGGGGCTGTTTTTATTTCTGATGCGCATTTTTTGCCCAAAAGCCCTCATTTAATCCATACGCTTAAAGAACTTTTAAGCGTCAAACCCCCACAAGTCTTTTTCATGGGCGATATTTTCCATGTTCTTGTGGGCTATTTACCCCTAGACAAAGAGCAGCAAAAAATCATTGATCTAATCCATGCGTTAAGCGAAATTTCACAAGTCTTTTATTTTGAAGGCAACCATGATTTTTCCATGCGTTTTGTATTCAATTCCAAAGTAATGGTTTTTGAGCGCCAAAACCAGCCCGTATTATTCCAATACGATAACAAACGCTTTTTACTAGCCCATGGGGATTTATTCATCACTAAAGCGTATGAATTTTACATCACGCAACTCACTTCCACTTGGGCTAGATTTTTTTTAACTTTTTTAAATTTATTAAGTTTTAAAACCTTATACCCTCTTTTTAAAAAACTCATTTATCAAAAACCCGTCCGCCTTTGGGAATTAGAGCCAAACAAATTGCAATCTTTTATTGAAAAGCGCCTAAAAGCCTATCAAAACTATATTGAAGATCTTAACATTGGTAGGATTGATGGCATTATAGAGGGGCATTTTCATCTCAAAAGCGGTGCAAAAATCCCCTTGAATGCGCCTATTTATTGCCCACTGCCTTCCTTTTATTACGAACAAAGCCTTTTTAAGGTATCATCAAGCGTTTTAGAACCATCTCAAAATAAGGACGCCTAA
- the cheV3 gene encoding chemotaxis protein CheV3, which produces MAEKTANDLKLSEIELVDFRIYGMQEGVPYEGIYGINVAKVQEIIPMPTLFEYPTNLDYIIGVFDLRSIIIPLIDLAKWIGIVPDKSKENEKIVIITEFNNVKLGFLVHSARRIRRISWKDVEPASFSASNSINKESITGTTRIENDKTLLILDLESILDDLKLNEDAKNAKDTPKERFEGEVLFLDDSKTARKTLKNHLSKLGFSITEAVDGEDGLNKLEMLFKKYGDDLRKHLKFIISDVEMPKMDGYHFLFKLQKDPRFAYIPVIFNSSICDNYSAERAKEMGAVAYLVKFDAEKFTEEISKILDKNA; this is translated from the coding sequence ATGGCAGAAAAAACAGCTAACGATTTAAAATTGAGTGAGATAGAACTCGTGGATTTTCGTATTTATGGCATGCAAGAGGGCGTCCCTTATGAGGGGATTTATGGCATCAATGTGGCTAAAGTCCAAGAAATCATCCCCATGCCCACCCTTTTTGAATACCCCACGAATTTGGATTACATTATCGGCGTGTTTGATTTGCGCTCCATAATCATTCCGCTTATAGACTTGGCCAAATGGATAGGGATTGTCCCGGATAAAAGCAAGGAAAACGAAAAAATCGTCATTATCACGGAATTTAATAATGTCAAATTGGGTTTTTTAGTCCATTCGGCTAGGCGTATCAGGCGCATTAGTTGGAAAGATGTGGAGCCTGCATCCTTTAGTGCCTCTAATAGCATCAATAAAGAAAGTATCACCGGTACGACACGCATTGAAAACGACAAAACCCTACTCATTTTGGATTTAGAAAGCATTTTAGACGATTTAAAACTTAATGAAGACGCTAAAAACGCTAAAGATACCCCTAAAGAGCGTTTTGAAGGCGAAGTGTTGTTTTTAGACGATAGCAAGACCGCAAGAAAAACCTTAAAAAACCATTTGAGTAAATTGGGTTTTAGCATCACTGAAGCTGTGGATGGGGAAGACGGGTTGAACAAATTAGAAATGTTATTCAAAAAATACGGAGACGATCTGAGGAAACATTTGAAATTCATTATTTCAGATGTTGAAATGCCTAAAATGGATGGCTATCATTTCTTATTCAAGCTCCAAAAAGACCCCAGGTTTGCTTATATTCCTGTGATTTTCAATTCTTCTATTTGCGATAATTATAGCGCTGAAAGGGCTAAAGAAATGGGGGCTGTAGCGTATTTAGTCAAGTTTGACGCAGAGAAATTCACCGAAGAAATTTCTAAGATTTTAGACAAGAATGCGTAA
- the cheAY2 gene encoding chemotaxis histidine kinase/response regulator CheAY2, with amino-acid sequence MDDLQEIMEDFLIEAFEMNEQLDQDLVELEHNPEDLDLLNRIFRVAHTIKGSSSFLNLNILTHLTHNMEDVLNRARKGEIKITPDIMDVVLRSIDLMKTLLVTIRDTGSDTNNGKENEIEEAVKQLQAITSQNLEGAKEGTTEAPQKENKEENKEENKEENKENKAKAPTAENSASDNPLADEPDLDYANMSAEEVEAEIERLLNKRQEADKERRAQKKQEAKQEVTPTKETPKTETPKAPKTETKAKADTEENKAPSIGVEQTVRVDVRRLDHLMNLIGELVLGKNRLIRIYSDVEERYDGEKFLEELNQVVSSISAVTTDLQLAVMKTRMQPVGKVFNKFPRMVRDLSRELGKSIELIIEGEETELDKSIVEEIGDPLIHIIRNSCDHGIEPLEERRRLNKPETGKVQLSAYNEGNHIVIKISDDGKGLDPVMLKEKAIEKGVISERDAEGMSDREAFNLIFKPGFSTAKVVSNVSGRGVGMDVVKTNIEKLNGIIEIDSEVGVGTTQKLKIPLTLAIIQALLVGVQEEYYAIPLSSVLETVRISQDEIYTVDGKSVLRLRDEVLSLVRLSDIFKVDAILESNSDVYVVIIGLADQKIGVIVDYLIGQEEVVIKSLGYYLKNTRGIAGATVRGDGKITLIVDVGAMMDMAKSIKVNITTLMNESENTKSKNSPSDYIVLAIDDSSTDRAIIRKCLKPLGITLLEATNGLEGLEMLKNGDKIPDAILVDIEMPKMDGYTFASEVRKYNKFKNLPLIAVTSRVTKTDRMRGVESGMTEYITKPYSGEYLTTVVKRSIKLEGDQS; translated from the coding sequence ATGGATGATTTGCAAGAAATAATGGAAGACTTCTTGATTGAAGCCTTTGAAATGAACGAGCAGCTGGATCAGGATTTGGTGGAATTGGAGCATAACCCTGAAGATTTGGACTTGCTCAATCGCATTTTTAGAGTCGCTCACACCATTAAAGGTTCTAGCTCGTTTTTGAATCTTAATATCCTTACGCACCTCACGCACAACATGGAAGATGTCTTGAATCGCGCCAGAAAGGGCGAAATCAAAATCACGCCTGATATTATGGATGTCGTGTTGCGTTCTATTGATTTGATGAAAACCTTACTCGTAACGATTAGAGATACCGGCTCTGATACTAATAACGGCAAGGAAAACGAGATTGAAGAAGCGGTCAAACAGCTTCAAGCCATTACGAGTCAAAATTTAGAGGGCGCTAAAGAAGGGACTACAGAAGCCCCCCAAAAAGAAAATAAAGAAGAAAATAAAGAAGAAAATAAAGAAGAAAATAAAGAAAACAAGGCAAAAGCCCCTACTGCAGAAAATTCCGCAAGCGATAACCCACTAGCCGATGAGCCGGATTTGGATTACGCTAACATGAGCGCTGAAGAAGTGGAAGCGGAGATTGAGCGGCTGCTGAACAAACGCCAAGAAGCCGATAAAGAGCGAAGAGCCCAAAAAAAACAAGAAGCCAAACAAGAAGTTACTCCAACAAAAGAAACCCCTAAAACAGAAACCCCCAAAGCCCCTAAAACCGAAACTAAAGCTAAAGCCGATACTGAAGAAAATAAAGCCCCCTCTATTGGCGTGGAGCAAACCGTTAGGGTGGATGTGCGCCGCTTGGATCACTTGATGAATTTAATCGGTGAGCTTGTGTTAGGAAAAAATCGCTTGATTAGAATCTATAGCGATGTGGAAGAGCGCTATGATGGGGAAAAGTTTTTAGAGGAATTAAACCAGGTAGTCTCTTCTATTTCAGCGGTAACGACAGACTTGCAGCTTGCGGTGATGAAAACCAGGATGCAACCAGTGGGCAAAGTGTTCAATAAATTCCCTCGCATGGTAAGGGATTTGAGCCGGGAATTAGGCAAAAGCATTGAATTAATCATTGAGGGCGAAGAAACCGAATTAGACAAATCCATTGTAGAAGAGATTGGCGATCCGCTCATCCACATTATCCGCAACTCATGCGATCATGGGATTGAGCCTTTAGAAGAAAGGAGAAGGCTTAACAAGCCTGAAACCGGTAAGGTGCAATTGAGCGCGTATAATGAGGGTAACCACATTGTGATTAAAATCTCTGATGATGGCAAAGGGTTAGACCCTGTGATGCTTAAAGAAAAAGCGATTGAAAAAGGGGTGATTAGCGAAAGAGACGCTGAAGGCATGAGCGATAGGGAAGCGTTTAACCTCATTTTCAAGCCAGGCTTTTCTACCGCAAAAGTCGTTTCCAATGTTTCAGGTAGGGGTGTTGGCATGGATGTGGTGAAAACCAATATTGAAAAGCTCAATGGGATCATTGAAATTGATTCAGAAGTGGGGGTAGGCACGACTCAAAAGCTTAAAATCCCTCTCACTCTGGCTATCATTCAAGCTTTACTCGTGGGCGTTCAAGAAGAATATTACGCTATCCCGCTTTCTTCAGTTTTAGAAACCGTGCGCATCAGCCAAGATGAAATCTACACCGTTGATGGCAAGAGCGTGTTGCGCTTGAGGGATGAGGTGCTTTCTTTGGTGCGCCTTTCTGATATTTTTAAAGTGGATGCTATTTTGGAATCCAACTCAGATGTGTATGTGGTCATCATTGGCTTGGCTGATCAAAAAATTGGCGTGATCGTGGATTATTTAATCGGTCAAGAAGAAGTGGTCATCAAATCTTTAGGTTACTATCTTAAAAACACTAGAGGCATTGCTGGCGCTACGGTGAGAGGCGATGGGAAAATCACTCTCATTGTAGATGTGGGGGCGATGATGGATATGGCAAAAAGCATCAAGGTCAATATCACTACCTTGATGAACGAATCCGAAAACACCAAGAGCAAAAATTCCCCTAGCGATTATATTGTCTTAGCGATTGATGACAGCAGCACGGACAGAGCGATTATCCGCAAGTGTTTAAAACCATTAGGCATCACGCTTTTAGAGGCCACTAACGGGTTAGAGGGCTTAGAAATGCTTAAAAATGGCGATAAGATTCCGGACGCTATTTTAGTGGATATTGAAATGCCTAAAATGGACGGCTACACTTTCGCTTCTGAAGTGCGCAAATACAATAAATTCAAAAACCTGCCTTTGATTGCAGTAACTAGTCGGGTAACTAAAACCGATAGGATGCGCGGCGTTGAATCCGGCATGACTGAATACATCACCAAACCTTATAGCGGCGAGTATTTAACCACCGTAGTGAAGCGCAGTATTAAATTAGAAGGAGACCAATCGTGA
- the cheW gene encoding chemotaxis protein CheW — MSNQLKDLFERQKEANAGSKQEDNEEILQFIGFIIGDEEYAIPILNILEIVKPIGYTRVPETPNYVLGVFNLRGNVFPLISLRLKFGLKAEKQNKDTRYLVVRHNDQIAGFFIDRLTEAIRIKQTDIDPVPETLSDNNNLTYGIGKQNDRLVTILRVEEILKKDF; from the coding sequence GTGAGCAACCAATTAAAAGATTTATTTGAAAGACAGAAAGAAGCTAATGCAGGTTCTAAACAAGAAGACAATGAAGAAATTTTGCAATTCATCGGCTTTATTATTGGCGATGAAGAATACGCCATTCCCATTTTGAATATTTTAGAGATCGTCAAACCCATTGGTTACACGCGAGTCCCTGAAACCCCAAACTATGTGCTTGGCGTGTTCAATTTAAGGGGTAATGTCTTCCCATTGATTAGCCTGCGTTTAAAGTTTGGCTTGAAGGCTGAAAAACAAAACAAAGACACTCGTTATTTGGTGGTGCGCCATAACGATCAAATCGCTGGGTTTTTCATTGATCGCTTAACTGAAGCCATTCGCATCAAGCAAACGGATATTGATCCGGTTCCAGAAACTTTGAGCGATAACAATAATTTAACTTATGGTATTGGGAAACAAAACGACAGACTTGTAACCATTTTAAGAGTGGAAGAAATCTTAAAGAAAGACTTCTAA
- the tpx gene encoding thiol peroxidase, whose product MQKVTFKEETYQLEGKPLKVGDKAPDVKLVNGDLQEVNLLKQGVRFQVVSTLPSLTGSVCLLQAKHFNEQAGKLPSVSFSVISMDLPFSQGQICGAEGIKDLRILSDFRYKAFGENYGVLLGKGSFQGLLARSVFVLDDKGVVIYKEIVQNILEEPDYEALLKVLE is encoded by the coding sequence ATGCAAAAAGTTACTTTTAAAGAAGAAACATATCAGTTAGAAGGGAAACCCTTAAAAGTGGGCGATAAAGCCCCTGATGTGAAATTGGTGAATGGCGATTTGCAAGAAGTCAATTTGTTGAAGCAAGGCGTGCGTTTTCAGGTTGTTAGCACGCTTCCTAGTTTAACCGGATCGGTTTGCTTGCTCCAAGCCAAGCACTTCAATGAGCAAGCCGGCAAACTGCCTTCTGTGAGTTTTAGCGTTATTTCTATGGACTTACCTTTTTCTCAAGGGCAAATTTGCGGCGCTGAAGGCATTAAGGACTTAAGAATTTTAAGCGATTTTAGGTATAAGGCTTTTGGGGAAAATTACGGTGTGCTGTTGGGCAAAGGCTCTTTTCAAGGCTTACTCGCTCGATCGGTGTTTGTTCTTGATGATAAGGGAGTGGTTATCTATAAAGAGATCGTTCAAAACATTTTAGAAGAGCCTGATTATGAAGCGCTTTTAAAAGTGTTGGAATAG
- the sodB gene encoding superoxide dismutase [Fe], with translation MFTLRELPFAKDSMGDFLSPVAFDFHHGKHHQTYVNNLNNLIKGTDFEKSSLFDILTKSSGGVFNNAAQIYNHDFYWDCLSPKATALSDELKGALEKDFGSLEKFKEDFIKSATTLFGSGWNWAAYNLDTQKIEIIQTSNAQTPVTDKKVPLLVVDVWEHAYYIDHKNARPVYLEKFYGHINWHFVSQCYEWAKKEGLGSVDYYINELVHKKA, from the coding sequence ATGTTTACATTACGAGAGTTGCCTTTTGCTAAAGACAGCATGGGAGATTTTTTAAGCCCTGTGGCGTTTGATTTCCACCATGGGAAACACCATCAAACTTATGTGAATAATTTGAATAACTTAATCAAAGGCACGGATTTTGAGAAAAGTTCTTTGTTTGATATTTTGACAAAATCTAGCGGAGGCGTGTTCAATAACGCCGCTCAAATTTACAACCACGATTTTTATTGGGATTGCCTAAGCCCCAAAGCGACTGCTTTAAGCGATGAGTTAAAAGGGGCTTTAGAAAAAGATTTCGGATCGTTGGAAAAATTTAAAGAAGACTTCATTAAGAGCGCGACCACTCTGTTTGGCTCTGGCTGGAATTGGGCAGCGTATAATTTAGACACTCAAAAAATTGAAATCATTCAAACGAGCAACGCTCAAACCCCAGTTACGGATAAAAAAGTGCCGCTTTTAGTGGTAGATGTGTGGGAGCATGCTTATTACATTGATCACAAAAACGCGCGCCCTGTGTATTTGGAAAAATTCTATGGGCATATCAATTGGCATTTCGTTTCTCAATGCTATGAATGGGCGAAAAAAGAAGGCTTAGGATCAGTGGATTACTACATCAATGAGTTGGTGCATAAAAAAGCTTAA
- the cmoA gene encoding carboxy-S-adenosyl-L-methionine synthase CmoA encodes MKDTLFNESLNKRFCFDEKVAHVFDDMLERSIPYYYEMLDLGAYFIAQNLKENVYPKPLPKPLIYDLGCSTGNFFIALNRQIQQDIELVGIDNSMPMLKKAQEKLKDFNNVRFECMDFLEVEFKEASAFSLLFVLQFVRPMQREVLLKKIYNSLALNGVLLVGEKIMSEDRILDKQMIELYYLYKQNQGYSHNEIAFKREALENVLVPYSLKENIVLLESVGFKHVEAVFKWVNFTLLVARKT; translated from the coding sequence ATGAAAGACACCCTGTTTAATGAATCTCTAAACAAACGCTTTTGCTTTGATGAGAAAGTCGCCCATGTTTTTGACGACATGCTGGAACGCTCCATCCCCTATTATTATGAAATGTTGGATTTGGGGGCGTATTTCATCGCTCAAAATTTAAAAGAAAATGTCTATCCTAAGCCCTTGCCTAAGCCCTTGATTTATGATTTGGGCTGTTCTACCGGGAACTTTTTTATCGCGCTTAACCGGCAAATCCAACAAGATATTGAGCTTGTAGGGATTGACAATTCCATGCCCATGCTTAAAAAAGCGCAAGAAAAATTAAAAGATTTTAACAATGTCCGTTTTGAATGCATGGATTTTTTAGAGGTTGAGTTTAAAGAAGCGAGCGCGTTTTCATTGCTTTTTGTGTTGCAATTTGTCCGCCCCATGCAAAGAGAGGTGCTGCTTAAAAAGATTTATAACAGCCTTGCGTTGAATGGGGTTTTATTGGTGGGTGAAAAGATCATGAGCGAGGATCGGATATTGGACAAGCAAATGATAGAGCTATACTACCTTTATAAACAAAATCAAGGCTACAGCCACAATGAAATCGCTTTCAAAAGGGAAGCGTTAGAAAATGTGCTTGTGCCCTATAGTTTAAAAGAAAATATCGTGCTTTTAGAAAGCGTGGGGTTTAAGCATGTGGAAGCGGTGTTTAAATGGGTGAATTTCACGCTGCTAGTTGCCAGAAAAACATGA
- a CDS encoding primosomal protein N' has product MFYHLIAPLKNKTPPLTYFSKERHLKGALVNIHLRNKTLLGVVLEEVSKPSFECLELEKTPYFLLPFQIELALFIAQYYSANLSSVLSLFTPFKECDEMGLEKIEPVLNRLSQTQTNALKELQKHSASLLFGDTGSGKTEIYMHAIAQTLEQKKSALLLVPEIALTPQMQQRLKRVFKENLGLWHSKLSQNQKKQFLEKLYSQEIKLVVGTRSALFLPLKELGLIIVDEEHDFSYKSHQSPMYNARDLCLYLSHKFPIQVVLGSATPSLNSYKRFKDKALVRLKGRYTPTQKNIIFEKTERFITPKLLEALKQVIDKNEQAIIFVPTRANFKTLLCQNCYKSVQCPFCSVNMSLHLKTNKLMCHYCHFSSPIPKICSACQSEVLVGKRIGTMQVLNELEGLLKGAKIAILDKDHTSTPKKLHNILNDFNAQKTNILIGTQMISKGHDYAKVSLAVVLGIDNIIKSNSYRALEEGVSLLYQIAGRSARQISGQVFIQSTETDLLKNFLEDYEDFLQYELQERCELYPPFSRLCLLEFKHKNEEKAQQLILKASQTLSSCLEKGVTLSSFKAPIEKIASSYRYLILLRSKDPLSLIKSVHAFLKTAPNIPCSVNMDPVDIF; this is encoded by the coding sequence ATGTTCTATCACTTAATCGCTCCTTTAAAAAATAAAACCCCCCCTTTAACTTACTTTTCTAAAGAGCGACACCTTAAAGGAGCGTTAGTTAATATCCATTTAAGGAATAAAACGCTTTTGGGAGTCGTTCTTGAAGAAGTTTCAAAACCCTCTTTTGAATGCCTAGAACTAGAAAAAACCCCTTATTTTTTACTCCCCTTTCAAATAGAGCTTGCTCTATTTATCGCTCAATATTACTCGGCCAATCTTTCTTCAGTCTTAAGCCTTTTTACCCCTTTTAAAGAATGTGATGAAATGGGGTTAGAAAAAATTGAGCCTGTTCTTAATAGATTAAGCCAAACGCAAACCAACGCTTTAAAAGAATTGCAAAAACATTCAGCAAGCTTGCTCTTTGGCGATACGGGTAGCGGGAAAACCGAAATTTATATGCATGCAATCGCTCAAACTTTAGAGCAAAAAAAAAGCGCATTATTGTTAGTGCCAGAAATCGCTCTCACCCCTCAAATGCAGCAACGCCTTAAAAGGGTTTTTAAAGAAAATTTAGGCTTGTGGCATAGCAAACTCTCTCAAAATCAAAAAAAACAATTTTTAGAAAAGCTTTATTCGCAAGAAATCAAATTAGTGGTAGGCACACGAAGCGCGTTGTTTTTGCCCCTTAAGGAGTTGGGTTTAATCATTGTAGATGAAGAGCATGACTTTTCTTATAAGTCTCATCAAAGCCCTATGTATAACGCTAGGGATTTATGCTTGTATTTATCCCATAAATTCCCTATTCAAGTGGTTTTAGGCTCTGCTACACCAAGTTTGAATAGTTACAAACGCTTTAAAGATAAGGCTTTAGTACGCTTAAAGGGGCGCTACACCCCTACGCAAAAAAACATTATTTTTGAAAAAACCGAGCGTTTTATCACGCCCAAACTCCTAGAAGCGCTCAAACAAGTTATAGACAAAAACGAGCAAGCCATTATTTTTGTGCCTACAAGGGCTAATTTCAAAACCTTGCTGTGTCAAAATTGCTATAAAAGCGTTCAATGCCCCTTTTGCAGCGTGAATATGAGTTTGCATTTAAAAACCAACAAACTCATGTGCCATTATTGCCATTTTTCAAGCCCTATCCCTAAAATTTGCAGCGCGTGTCAAAGCGAAGTTTTAGTGGGTAAAAGGATAGGCACCATGCAAGTGTTGAACGAGTTGGAAGGCCTTTTGAAAGGCGCTAAAATAGCGATTTTAGATAAAGATCACACCAGCACGCCAAAAAAACTCCACAATATTTTAAACGATTTCAACGCTCAAAAAACCAATATCTTAATCGGCACTCAAATGATAAGCAAAGGGCATGATTACGCTAAAGTGAGTTTAGCGGTTGTTTTAGGCATAGACAATATCATTAAATCTAATAGTTATAGGGCTTTAGAAGAGGGCGTGTCGTTACTTTATCAAATCGCTGGGAGGAGCGCTAGGCAAATTTCTGGCCAAGTGTTCATTCAAAGCACCGAAACCGATCTATTAAAAAATTTCTTAGAAGATTATGAAGATTTTTTACAATACGAATTGCAAGAAAGGTGCGAACTCTACCCGCCTTTTTCAAGGTTGTGTTTGTTAGAGTTTAAGCATAAAAACGAAGAAAAAGCCCAACAATTGATCCTAAAAGCCTCTCAAACCCTTTCTTCGTGTTTAGAAAAGGGCGTAACGCTCTCTAGCTTTAAAGCCCCCATTGAAAAAATCGCCTCTTCTTACCGCTACCTGATTTTATTGCGTTCCAAAGACCCTTTAAGCCTAATCAAAAGCGTGCATGCGTTTTTAAAAACCGCCCCTAATATTCCTTGTAGCGTGAACATGGATCCTGTGGATATTTTTTAA